The following DNA comes from Micromonospora chokoriensis.
TGCGGCCATCCCCGTCCGGGCGAGTCGCTCGCCGAGGCCGCCAACCGGCGGCTCCGCGAGGAGTTGGGCGCGGGCCCGGTCGAGCTGACCGAGGTGGGCGTCTACGTCTACTACGCCGAGGACCCGGCGACCGGTCGGGTCGAATTCGAGTACGACCACGTGCTGCGGGGTGACTTCCTCCCCTCCGCTCCGCTGCTGCCGAACCCGGACGAGGTGGCCGAGCTGCGGTGGGCCGACCCGACCGCCCTGGAGACCGAGCTGGAACGCGACCCCCGGTCGTACGCACCCTGGCTGGGCGGGGTGGTGAACCGGTTGTTGCGCCCGTCGGGGTCCACGCCCGGCGCACCCGGCCTGGCCGTGACCCCGCCCGGCTCGGCGGACGACACGGCGGAGCGGTCGGGTGGTCGATGAGGCGCTGAGCGCGGGTGCGGTCGCACGTCGGCTGGGGGTCGCGGTCACGACCCTCCGCACCTGGCACCAGCGCTACGGGCTCGGGCCCAGTGAACACATCCCCGGCCACCATCGCCGCTACACACCGGCCGACCTGGCCCGTCTCGAAATCATGCGACGGCTCACCGCCGAGGGGGTGAGCCCCGCCGAGGCGGCCCGCTGGGCCCGCCAGGCACCGGACCCACCACCCAACGGCACCGTCGCTCTCCGCCGCACCCAGTCGCCCAGCCGCGACGGCGGCGGAGGCATCCCGGTGGGCCGCGCCGGCCCGGCAGCCCGTGGGTTGGCCCGCGCCGCCATGCGCCTGGACGCGGCAGCGATCAGCGAGACCATCGCGCACGCCCTGGCCACCAACGGAGTCGTCGCCACCTGGGAAGGCCTACTGCGTCCGGTGCTCGCCGGCATCGGTGAACGCCACGCCGCCACCGCGGGCCTGATCGAGGTGGAACACCTGGTGTCCCGCTGCGTCTCGGAGGCCCTCGCGGCGGCCAGTCGGGCCCGGGTGCCCACCGGCCCGGCCCGCATCCTGCTCTCCTGCGCCGACGAGGAGCAGCACACCCTGCCGCTGGAGGCGTTGGCCGCGGCTCTCGCGGAGGCCGGGGTCGGCTACCGGATGCTCGGCGCCCGGGTGCCGGCGGCCGCTCTGGTCGAGGCGGTCAACCGGACCGGACCGGCTGCCGTGGTGCTCTGGTCCCACACGCGCGCCACCGCCGACCCGGCCCAGCTCAGCGCGTTGCTCGCCGCGCCCAGCCGCCCACTGCTGGCGCTCGCCGCCGGCCCCGGCTGGCGAGCCGACACCCTGCCCGCCGGGGTCGTACGACCGGTGGACCTGGCCGAGGCGGTCTCGCTCGCCGCCGCCGTCCGTGACTCCCTGGACCAGTCGACGCGTGACTGATCGCACTGTCGCCCGCTGAGCGCGTGAACTACCGTCGGGCGGGTCCGCCTACCCCGACCCCTCCGGGAGCCAGCAGATGCAAGCCCGCGCCGTCCTGGCGTCCGTCCTCGCCGTGGCGCTGGTCCTGTCCGGTTGTGCGCAGCCGGAACGCACCATCGCGTCGCACCCGGCGGAGTCGACACCTCCACCGTCCCCGCCGTCGCCGCAGCCGACGGTCAGCAAGCCACCCAAGCCTCCGCTGCGCCCGCTTCCGGCGAAGCTCCCGGCCGGCCTGCGACGCAACACCGGCGAACGACCCGTGGTCCTCACCTTCGACGACGGACCCAACCCGGCCTGGACACCCAAGGTGCTCGACCAGCTACGTGCCGCCAAGGTGACCGCCACCTTCTGCGTCGTCGGTCGCGAGGTGCAGCGCCACCCGGACCTGGTCCGACGGATCGTCCGCGAGGGGCACCAGCTCTGCAACCACAGCTGGCGACACGACCTCGACCTGGCGCGGCGGCCGGTCGACGAGATCAAGGCAGACCTGGCCCGCACCAACAAGGCCATCCAGAAGGCGGCTCCCGGCGCCAAGGTGCCGTTCTACCGGCAGCCGGGCGGCCGGTGGACCTCGGAGGTGCTGGACGTCGCGAAGGGTCTCGGCATGCGCCCGCTGCACTGGTCGGTGGACCCACAGGACTGGGACAAGCCCAACGCCGCCACGATCGGCAAACGCATCCACGCCGCCGCCCGCCCCGGAGCCATCGTGCTGCTGCACGACGGGGGCGGCAACCGGGCCGCGACGCTCGCCGCCTGCCCTGGCCTGATCGCCGACCTGAAGAAGCGCTTCGGCATCACCAAACTCCGCTAGACCCCCTTTGACCTGCTGTTATGCCCCATTGCCAGCCCTTGCCGATACCGATTTTGTCGACCGACCAGGCATCACGTATGCTTTCGAAGCCTCCGGCGGGGCCGGATGGGAGCAAGTCCGCTTGAAGTTGCGAGTGTGCAATGATGGCGGGGCCGCCCTCATCGTCTAGCGGCCCAGGACGCCGCCCTTTCAAGGCGGTAGCACGGGTTCGAATCCCGTTGGGGGCACGACCGGCGCAAGCCGGAGCAACACAAGCTAGGTCCTGTGGAGCAGTTGGAGTGCTCGCCGCCCTGTCAAGGCGGAGGTCGCGGGTTCAAGTCCCGTCAGGACCGCAGCGCTGACGCCGCGCCCCGCGCGGCGTTCTGCGTATCGGAGCAGGTCGCCCTGCCACCGGTTCGTCCGGTAGCCGGGTAGCATGAGCCGAGCGACACGGCCAGGTAGCTCAGTTGGTACGAGCGTCCGACTGAAAATCGGAAGGTCGGCGGTTCGACCCCGCCCCTGGCCACATAGCCTTTCGCCGGGCTACAGAGGTCCCCACCAGCGAAAACGCAGGTGGGGATCTTGCTGTTTCCGGCGCATGCGCCCCAGGCTCCCGACGACGACGTCCAGATTCCGTGTGATCAACACGACTTCCCCGAAATCGCGGCATCCCAGTGCCTCCGACACCGCAATGTCCCCGAACCCGTGTGGATCAAGCGAAGGCCGCAGCGTGCGGCGGGCGAGGCAGGGCCGGAGAGCGAGGCGGGGCCGGAGAGCGAGGCAGGGCCGGAGAGCGAGGCGGGGCCGGAGAGCGAGGCGGGGCCGGAGAGCGAGGCGGAGGCCGGACCGCCGGGGTGAGGTCGCCGGCCGGGGGTGAGGTCGCCGGCCGGGTCGGGGCGTCATTCGTCGCGGTGACTCTGGGGGCGGTGCTGCACGATGCCGCCCTGGATCGCGTCCCACACGCTGCGTCCAGCGTGTCGCAACGTCTCCCCGGCCTGCTCGGCAAACTGCGCCGCGTTCTGGGCGGCAGCCTGCGCCGCGGCCGACAGACCGCCGCCGCCGTCGCCAGCCGGGCCGGGACCAGCCGAGCCCGAACCAGCCGAGCCCGAACCAGCCAAGCCCGAACCAGCCAAGCCCGAACCAGCCGAGGCCGAACCAGCCGGGCCGGGACCAGCCGGGCCCGAACCAGCCGAGGCCGCCTGGTCGGGGTGGTCACCGGGTCGCCCCGCGGTGCCTTCCGGCCGTTCCCCACCGCCCGGTCGCTCCCCCCAAGGGCGATGCGGCGCCTCGTGCTCCGGGCGCCGATCCGCCGGTCGCGCCTGCCCGGGTCCACCAGGGCGCGACCCTGCAGCCATCTGCTCCGAGCCGACCGGTCCCGGTTCCGGACAACTCGGCCCCGGGTGCCCAGGGCCAGAAGGCTCGGGACCAGAAGGCTCGGGACCGGGCTGGGCGACACCGGGTCGGCCCCGATCGGCGACCGCACTCCGTTCGTCAAGTACGCCGCCCGAGCGCCGCGCCGCTGCCCGGATCTCCGCCGCACCCGCCGCCACCTGCTGCGCGCTGCGGTTCACGTCGTCGATGGCGGTGGCCGTACGCGCGAGCGATTCGATGATCTGCGGATTGCTGTCGAGGGTGTCGAGCGCCCGCCCCAGGATCGTGGTCAGCTGTTCCAACCGCACCCGTAGCTGCGCCTCGGCGTGCACCCCGTCGACGTCCAGCTCGACGCCGCTCAGGTGCACCCGTACGCCGGCGTCGACCTGCAGGAGGTTGGCCACCCGGGCCCGCAGCGACAGGTCGGCGTCCAGGCCGTCGACCGCCAGCCGGATCGAGTCGACGGACACCTTGGGAATGTCGAGCAGGACGTCCGGGTCGACGTTGTCGACGTTTCGGTCCGCCTCCCGTTGCTGCCCGTTCTCGCTCATGATCTCCCGCCCGCCCGCACAGAATTCCGGTCGTCGGCGCGGTTACCCGCTTTCCGGCCGGACATCCCGTGCGTGACGGCTCGGCGACCCTCTGTCTGGAACCGGGCACCGCGCGAAGCTGCACACCCGGGCATCAGCCGGTATGGTCCGGGCCTATGGGACAGGAAATGACTGATCCGGCCGACATCCGGCAGGACGTCGACCAGTTCTCTCTGCGGTGCAGTCTCCTCGTCCCGAGTTCGGCCGAGCACGCGTTCGCGGTCTTCACGGCCCAGCTGACTGACTGGTGGGTCACCGAGTACACCTGGTCCGGCCCGGATGCTCTCGACGAGCTGGGCATGGAGCCACGGGCCGGCGGCATGCTCTACGAGATTGGCCCGTACGGCTTTCGCGCCGACTGGGGTCGGGTGCTCACCTGGGATCCGCCGCGGCGGCTGGTCTTCGCCTGGCAGATCGGCCCCGACCGGGCACCGGTGCCGGATCCGGCCCGGGCCAGCGAGGTCGAGGTGCTGTTCCTACCGGAAGGGCCGGAGCGCACCCGGATCGAGCTGGAGCACCGACACTTCGACAGGCACGGCGAGGCTGCTGAGGGTTACCGCAAGGCGCTCACCGCCGGCTGGCACGAGTTGCTCACCCGCTACGTGGGCACGCTGTCGCGCCACCCCGGCATCTCCGCCTGACCGAGCCGCCGATCAGCGCGGAACAGCGCGTCGGCTCACCGGCCGAGCCGCCGGTCAGCGGCGGACCGACCGGTCAGGTCCCGACCGCCCAGGTTTGCGCCTTGGCCGGCCTCCGCACCCGAACCGAACCCGGTGCCGCCGAGTCGACGCGGTGGGGCGGTGCGCAGCCGTGGGTACTCCGCGCTGAGCCGTCGCTGCACCCGGTCGGAGCGGTCGGCCAGCACCAGCGCCACCGACGGCGTGCCCGACTCACTGGCCGCCGCCGTCTCCGCCGCCCAGAGTCGACCCCCGATCACCTCCGCGAAGCCGGCCAGCCAGGAGCGGCGGAAGGCGGCCGGATGGTCGTCCTCCGGCACCGGGGTGGCGGCCAGGCCGTGTGCCGCCTGCACGAGCAGTGAAGTGAAGAGCAGGTCGACCCGTTCCAGGTCACTGGCGAAGCCGAAGAGGTGCAGCGCGAAGCCGTTGCCCTGCCGCCGGCGCACGCAGCGACAGCGCAGCGGCTCGGCGACGGCGGCGAGCAGGCCGACCTTGTCGCGGGCGTACGGGGCGACGACGTCCAGAACCCGGTCGCCGACCGGATCGGTGGTCGGGTCGTGGACGGCCAGCAGCGCTCGGTCCACGCCGTAGCGGGCGATCAACTCGGTCGCCTTGGCGGTGAAGGCGGCGGCTTCGGCAGGCGTGCAGGCCGGGTCCTCGGCCTGGGCCAGCAGCTTGCGCACCTTGCTGAGCATGGCCTCGGACATGCCTACAGAGCTACCACACGGGGCGGACAGCAACGGGGCCACGACAGCATCGATCGATACGTATCATCGTCACGGTCCGATGATCGGTCCAATCCGGACGGTCAGCTACCTGTTCCCGGAGGCTTGCCCGCATGCCATCCCCGACCGCACGCCTGTTCGCCGTCGCCACGGCCACCGCGCTGCTCTTCGCCGGCGCACCCGCACAGGCTGCCCCATCCGCGCCGGTCACGCCGGCCACCCCCGGCACCAACGCCTTCGCCCCGCTAGCGACGTGTTACGGCGGGGCGGTCCGGTCGTACTTCGC
Coding sequences within:
- the idi gene encoding isopentenyl-diphosphate Delta-isomerase, with protein sequence MSSREGHLVELVDETGGAHGETTVSAAHQPPGQLHRAFSVLLVDPDGQVLLQRRAAVKTRFPLRWANSCCGHPRPGESLAEAANRRLREELGAGPVELTEVGVYVYYAEDPATGRVEFEYDHVLRGDFLPSAPLLPNPDEVAELRWADPTALETELERDPRSYAPWLGGVVNRLLRPSGSTPGAPGLAVTPPGSADDTAERSGGR
- a CDS encoding MerR family transcriptional regulator, with the protein product MVDEALSAGAVARRLGVAVTTLRTWHQRYGLGPSEHIPGHHRRYTPADLARLEIMRRLTAEGVSPAEAARWARQAPDPPPNGTVALRRTQSPSRDGGGGIPVGRAGPAARGLARAAMRLDAAAISETIAHALATNGVVATWEGLLRPVLAGIGERHAATAGLIEVEHLVSRCVSEALAAASRARVPTGPARILLSCADEEQHTLPLEALAAALAEAGVGYRMLGARVPAAALVEAVNRTGPAAVVLWSHTRATADPAQLSALLAAPSRPLLALAAGPGWRADTLPAGVVRPVDLAEAVSLAAAVRDSLDQSTRD
- a CDS encoding polysaccharide deacetylase family protein, with product MQARAVLASVLAVALVLSGCAQPERTIASHPAESTPPPSPPSPQPTVSKPPKPPLRPLPAKLPAGLRRNTGERPVVLTFDDGPNPAWTPKVLDQLRAAKVTATFCVVGREVQRHPDLVRRIVREGHQLCNHSWRHDLDLARRPVDEIKADLARTNKAIQKAAPGAKVPFYRQPGGRWTSEVLDVAKGLGMRPLHWSVDPQDWDKPNAATIGKRIHAAARPGAIVLLHDGGGNRAATLAACPGLIADLKKRFGITKLR
- a CDS encoding SRPBCC family protein, which codes for MGQEMTDPADIRQDVDQFSLRCSLLVPSSAEHAFAVFTAQLTDWWVTEYTWSGPDALDELGMEPRAGGMLYEIGPYGFRADWGRVLTWDPPRRLVFAWQIGPDRAPVPDPARASEVEVLFLPEGPERTRIELEHRHFDRHGEAAEGYRKALTAGWHELLTRYVGTLSRHPGISA
- a CDS encoding DUF2786 domain-containing protein, coding for MSEAMLSKVRKLLAQAEDPACTPAEAAAFTAKATELIARYGVDRALLAVHDPTTDPVGDRVLDVVAPYARDKVGLLAAVAEPLRCRCVRRRQGNGFALHLFGFASDLERVDLLFTSLLVQAAHGLAATPVPEDDHPAAFRRSWLAGFAEVIGGRLWAAETAAASESGTPSVALVLADRSDRVQRRLSAEYPRLRTAPPRRLGGTGFGSGAEAGQGANLGGRDLTGRSAADRRLGR